In Chryseobacterium sp., the genomic window AGAAAGCGGTAGCTATCATTAAAAAACAGTTCAGTTCCATTGTTGCCGAAAACTGTATGAAGTCTATGTTTCTGCAGCCTCAGGAAGGGAAGTTCTTTTTTGATGATGCCGATAAATTTGTTGATTTCGGGATGAAAAACAATATGTTCATCATCGGGCATACTTTAATTTGGCATTCGCAGCTTCCAAAATGGTTTTTTTCAGACAATAATGGAAAGGATGTTTCTCCGGAAGTATTAAGACAACGCATGAAAAACCACATTACAACAGTAGTTTCCCGTTACAAAGGAAAAGTAAAAGGATGGGATGTGGTGAATGAGGCCATTCTTGAAGACGGATCCTATAGAAAAAGTAAATTTTATGAAATTCTGGGTGAAGATTTTATTCCCTTGGCATTTCAGTATGCACAGGAAGCCGATCCCAATGCGGAATTATATTACAACGATTATAATGAATGGTATCCTGAGAAGGTTAAAACAGTCATCAAAATGGTTGAAAAGCTTAAATCAAGAGGAATTCGTATTGATGGGGTAGGAATGCAGGCCCATGTCGGCATGGATTCACCTTCCATGGAAGAATATGAAAAAGCGATCTTGGCCTATGCCGGAGCGGGAGTTAAGGTTAATATTACAGAGCTGGAAATTAGTGCATTGCCTTCACCGTGGGGAAGTTCTGCCAATGTTTCGGATACCGTTGCCTATCAGAAAGAAATGAATCCTTACACAAAAGGGCTTCCCAATGAGGTAGAAATGAAATGGGAAAAACGTTATCTCGATTTCTTTGGTTTGTTTTTAAAACATAAAGATAAAATAAGAAGAGTAACCTTATGGGGCGTTACCGATAAGCAGTCCTGGAAAAATGATTTTCCGGTGAAAGGAAGAACGGACTATCCATTACTTTTTGACAGGAAGGATAAGGAAAAACCTGTGGTGCAAAAAATAATAAAGCTTGCAGAGAAAAATTAAAATCAAAAGAATTTTAACTGAA contains:
- a CDS encoding endo-1,4-beta-xylanase → MKRILIGLAAVTASGLSAQKSDCSLKKAFQDKFYIGTAMSLPQIDGTDQKAVAIIKKQFSSIVAENCMKSMFLQPQEGKFFFDDADKFVDFGMKNNMFIIGHTLIWHSQLPKWFFSDNNGKDVSPEVLRQRMKNHITTVVSRYKGKVKGWDVVNEAILEDGSYRKSKFYEILGEDFIPLAFQYAQEADPNAELYYNDYNEWYPEKVKTVIKMVEKLKSRGIRIDGVGMQAHVGMDSPSMEEYEKAILAYAGAGVKVNITELEISALPSPWGSSANVSDTVAYQKEMNPYTKGLPNEVEMKWEKRYLDFFGLFLKHKDKIRRVTLWGVTDKQSWKNDFPVKGRTDYPLLFDRKDKEKPVVQKIIKLAEKN